One part of the Tolypothrix sp. NIES-4075 genome encodes these proteins:
- a CDS encoding bifunctional serine/threonine-protein kinase/formylglycine-generating enzyme family protein has product MNPNQFWGMFEDEWFTPKYRLKKLLGAGSFGAVFLADDVVADRIMREVAIKIFSYESGQQERQIAELQTAISLKHPSLLEGFSPEQGWLKGIECLGLVMELAQESLGLRLQRGTLPLAEVKAMVKNLAAALDYLHGRGIVHRDLKPANIMQVGGQWKLTDFGISRLLENRNGSETAPSHQVGTIAYAPPESYTGKISLTWDLWSLGVVIAETLTGKHPFASNTIEEMMQRVRIEDYYQASQLPAPFASIVQGCLIKDYTKRWTAAQVLAALDPTSDLGRVTVLLPLSPSFRKILPTGAGAQGYVSIPNSGIRIEVEESPNTELTEDVSVHKQGKQKSQAIALLRRKINYTERLGGGAMLDMIAISAGNFLMGTATEDIEQVLRLETWFKRSLVEKWLRPEMPQHRVNVPAFYISKTPITQEQWQAVMQTNPSQFSSPLRPVENVSWWDALEFCDRLSQLTGKLYCLPTEAEWEYACRAGTQTLYSFGNRKQLLPSYAWYTWNARNKTQQVGQKKPNAWGLHDLHGLVWEWCEDTWHESHNGAPTDGSAWSDEVGHPTKHVVRGGSWYSLADDCRCAYRFCFDASFRYPSIGLRVVAS; this is encoded by the coding sequence TATGAAAGCGGACAGCAAGAGCGTCAAATTGCGGAGTTGCAAACTGCTATCTCTCTCAAACATCCTAGCTTACTGGAGGGTTTCAGTCCCGAACAGGGTTGGCTCAAAGGAATTGAGTGTCTCGGTTTAGTCATGGAACTGGCTCAAGAGTCGCTAGGGCTGCGGTTGCAACGCGGCACTTTACCCCTAGCAGAAGTCAAAGCTATGGTGAAGAACTTGGCGGCTGCTTTGGATTATTTGCACGGTCGCGGCATTGTGCATCGAGACCTGAAACCTGCTAATATCATGCAAGTGGGCGGACAATGGAAGCTGACAGATTTTGGAATTTCCCGGCTCTTGGAAAACCGCAACGGCAGTGAAACCGCTCCCAGTCACCAAGTGGGAACGATCGCTTATGCACCCCCAGAATCATATACTGGTAAAATTAGTCTGACGTGGGATTTGTGGTCGTTGGGGGTAGTCATTGCCGAAACGCTGACAGGCAAACATCCCTTTGCAAGCAATACCATCGAAGAGATGATGCAGCGGGTGAGGATTGAAGACTATTACCAGGCTTCACAACTGCCTGCTCCCTTTGCTTCAATTGTCCAGGGTTGCTTGATCAAAGACTACACAAAGCGCTGGACGGCTGCTCAGGTTCTCGCTGCTCTCGACCCCACTTCAGATTTAGGCAGAGTAACGGTGTTATTGCCTCTTTCGCCCAGCTTTCGCAAAATTCTCCCTACAGGAGCAGGAGCGCAGGGATACGTCTCAATCCCAAACTCCGGGATTCGGATTGAAGTTGAGGAGTCGCCCAATACTGAGTTAACAGAAGATGTCAGTGTACACAAGCAGGGCAAACAGAAGAGTCAAGCGATCGCCCTGCTGAGGCGAAAAATTAATTACACTGAACGGCTTGGTGGTGGCGCAATGCTGGATATGATTGCCATTTCTGCTGGGAATTTTTTAATGGGAACCGCCACAGAAGACATTGAGCAGGTTTTACGCCTGGAAACCTGGTTTAAACGCTCTCTTGTCGAAAAGTGGTTGCGCCCGGAAATGCCCCAGCATCGGGTTAATGTACCTGCCTTTTACATCAGTAAGACACCGATTACCCAGGAACAATGGCAGGCTGTAATGCAAACCAATCCTTCGCAATTTAGCAGTCCGTTGCGTCCGGTGGAAAATGTCTCTTGGTGGGATGCGCTTGAGTTTTGCGATCGCCTCTCTCAACTCACAGGCAAACTTTATTGCCTGCCCACCGAAGCAGAGTGGGAATATGCTTGCCGCGCCGGAACCCAAACCCTCTACAGTTTCGGTAACCGTAAACAGCTGCTCCCAAGCTATGCCTGGTACACCTGGAACGCCCGGAATAAAACTCAACAGGTAGGACAAAAGAAGCCAAATGCTTGGGGGCTGCACGATTTGCACGGGTTAGTCTGGGAGTGGTGTGAAGATACCTGGCACGAAAGTCACAATGGGGCACCCACCGATGGCAGCGCTTGGAGCGACGAAGTAGGGCATCCGACGAAGCACGTAGTACGAGGTGGCTCTTGGTACAGCTTGGCAGACGATTGTCGCTGTGCCTACCGTTTTTGCTTTGATGCCAGTTTTCGATACCCTAGCATTGGGCTTCGCGTGGTGGCATCTTAA
- a CDS encoding AAA family ATPase has translation MFPISARWIQEFEKHLYRRQHLILYSNIHDQFLWQGTYHGMAEFLNAYFLNLGFDLIIRYDPVDGLTFPQSEMRQLFDELARQRLAESNKERLGQSSTPAAPAIADPMQLPSRANPGAVVQRLTSTYLSPDVAFGHLRAVISQPLTSVVAIADLGDMLTADPERYLLDERHLLMLLKKCTLEGAVIREGHLTGYRNTLILLASDLRRVPAWFYTSNPFVALVQVSRPNKEERLQFILRFGQKGFYGGDQINVQRSSPQQLCDLELAAEEFAALTDGFQTMDLEAIRHTSWRERIPLSPKTVLRLVDFYKFGQRDEPFEKISADKIAYAREELSESVIGQPRAIEAVTNLLTSVKVGISLSNVSGRNSKPKGIFFFVGPTGVGKTELAKSLTRLIFGDEQAFARFDMSEYKEEHAAEKLAGAPPGFVGYEEGGILTNRILERPYSILLFDEIEKAHPKVLDKFLQILEDGRLTDGKGQTAYFNQTVIIFTSNIGASDLSDPQTGAIIRNGIMTEVQRQGVNSFNYGQVEAHFRSEVHWHFTSRIGRAELLNRLGDSIVVFDLLRPEFVWKIGEKFIRQLAESAWDKYRLMVLFQTSVLEVLSINMQEADNLLFGGRRIKTLLETLIERPLNRWIFENYPDFNVLAGKRLIVGLGHNSVLSVTESLSG, from the coding sequence ATGTTCCCAATTTCTGCCCGTTGGATTCAAGAGTTTGAAAAGCACCTGTATCGCCGCCAGCATTTGATTCTATATAGCAACATTCACGATCAATTTCTCTGGCAGGGCACTTATCACGGCATGGCAGAATTCCTCAATGCCTATTTCCTCAACCTGGGATTTGACCTGATTATTCGTTATGACCCGGTGGATGGCTTGACCTTTCCCCAGTCAGAAATGCGGCAACTGTTTGATGAACTGGCACGGCAGCGATTGGCAGAAAGCAACAAAGAACGCCTGGGACAGTCCTCTACTCCGGCGGCACCTGCAATTGCAGACCCCATGCAGCTTCCATCTCGTGCCAATCCAGGAGCAGTGGTGCAACGGCTGACTAGCACTTACCTGTCGCCAGATGTAGCATTTGGTCATCTGCGGGCAGTGATTTCCCAGCCCTTAACCTCAGTGGTGGCGATCGCCGATTTGGGGGATATGCTGACTGCCGATCCAGAACGCTATCTGCTGGATGAACGTCATCTACTGATGTTACTAAAAAAATGTACCCTGGAAGGAGCGGTGATTCGTGAAGGACATCTCACCGGCTATCGCAACACCCTCATCCTTTTGGCAAGCGATCTCCGGCGAGTGCCTGCCTGGTTTTACACCAGCAATCCCTTTGTTGCCTTGGTGCAGGTTTCCCGCCCTAATAAGGAAGAACGCCTTCAGTTTATCCTACGCTTTGGTCAAAAGGGATTTTATGGGGGAGACCAGATCAATGTCCAACGTTCCAGCCCTCAGCAACTATGCGATCTCGAACTTGCCGCTGAGGAATTTGCTGCCTTAACTGACGGTTTTCAAACGATGGATCTAGAAGCTATCCGGCACACATCGTGGCGAGAACGCATTCCCCTGAGTCCCAAAACAGTCTTGCGCTTGGTAGACTTCTATAAATTTGGACAACGGGATGAACCCTTTGAGAAGATCAGTGCAGATAAAATTGCTTATGCTAGGGAGGAACTATCCGAATCTGTCATCGGTCAACCTCGCGCTATAGAAGCTGTAACTAATCTACTCACTAGCGTCAAAGTGGGTATCAGCCTGAGTAATGTCAGCGGTCGTAACAGCAAGCCAAAAGGAATTTTCTTTTTCGTTGGACCTACTGGTGTTGGTAAAACCGAGTTAGCAAAATCACTCACGCGCCTAATCTTTGGAGATGAGCAGGCGTTTGCCCGCTTTGATATGAGCGAGTACAAAGAAGAACACGCGGCTGAGAAATTAGCGGGTGCCCCACCTGGTTTTGTCGGTTATGAAGAGGGAGGAATACTCACTAACCGCATCTTGGAGCGTCCTTATAGTATTCTGCTGTTTGATGAAATTGAAAAAGCTCATCCCAAAGTTCTAGATAAGTTTCTTCAAATTTTGGAGGATGGTCGCCTTACTGATGGTAAAGGGCAGACAGCTTATTTCAATCAGACCGTAATTATTTTCACCAGTAACATTGGCGCTTCTGACTTAAGCGATCCTCAAACGGGAGCCATTATCCGTAATGGCATTATGACCGAGGTGCAACGGCAAGGCGTTAATTCCTTCAATTATGGTCAGGTCGAAGCGCATTTTCGCTCGGAAGTTCACTGGCACTTCACCAGCCGTATTGGTCGTGCTGAACTCCTGAATCGTCTGGGTGACAGTATTGTGGTGTTTGACTTGCTCCGTCCGGAGTTTGTCTGGAAAATTGGCGAGAAGTTTATAAGGCAGTTGGCTGAATCTGCCTGGGACAAATATCGGCTAATGGTACTGTTTCAAACTTCGGTGCTGGAAGTCCTGAGTATTAATATGCAGGAGGCTGATAATTTACTGTTTGGCGGTCGGCGGATTAAAACTTTACTAGAAACCCTGATTGAACGCCCTCTTAATCGCTGGATTTTTGAGAACTATCCTGATTTCAACGTCTTGGCAGGAAAGCGGTTAATTGTCGGTCTCGGACACAACAGTGTACTATCGGTAACAGAGAGTCTGTCTGGATAA
- a CDS encoding vWA domain-containing protein — MFNLQLAWDRPAKINSQSEHILRVRIVPSGVSTQTLPLQLAVALDTSASMQGEKWERAKAACQELVAQLRPGDRLSLSGFADWVTPVVQNLQHNQGEFQAVLDTLVAEGVTRTDLALNWIKSALPPSSKAKVGIIITDGHPTTDSGEILEDISPLVEQAETMAAEGITLCTVGLGDAGDFNSPFLIGLSDRSAGAFIYADNPTLLATQLQDRLQALQTIAVEDATIKLDLAAFVKLKSCCQFRPDYLPLAETPTGEILLRNLRADISTDVLLTLEVSAQKQGQLSGSYTIAQIQLQTSEFSLTASAALQFTSSYREAQQINLEVDRDRLVWDINRFTTELAYVDDPLQTGELLSHIQAAALKSGQIAIAKEATQQLDDLYKTGRLTAHQATGLLRATRQLGDI, encoded by the coding sequence ATGTTCAACTTGCAACTAGCGTGGGATCGTCCTGCCAAAATAAATTCGCAATCGGAACACATTTTACGGGTACGGATCGTACCTTCGGGTGTAAGCACCCAAACCTTACCTTTGCAATTGGCAGTTGCTCTAGATACCAGCGCTTCGATGCAAGGTGAAAAGTGGGAACGAGCGAAAGCAGCTTGTCAAGAATTAGTAGCGCAGCTACGACCAGGCGATCGCCTCTCCTTATCAGGATTTGCCGACTGGGTGACTCCTGTTGTGCAAAATCTTCAACACAACCAAGGCGAATTCCAAGCTGTTCTAGACACGCTGGTTGCCGAAGGAGTCACCCGAACTGACTTGGCGCTGAACTGGATAAAGTCTGCTTTGCCGCCATCAAGCAAAGCAAAGGTAGGAATTATAATTACAGACGGGCATCCAACCACTGACTCTGGAGAAATTCTGGAGGATATAAGCCCACTGGTTGAGCAAGCCGAGACGATGGCAGCCGAGGGCATCACGCTTTGTACGGTAGGATTAGGGGATGCTGGCGACTTTAATTCACCGTTTCTGATCGGACTTAGCGATCGCTCTGCTGGCGCATTTATATATGCCGATAACCCTACATTGCTCGCAACCCAACTGCAAGACCGTTTACAGGCATTACAGACGATTGCAGTTGAAGATGCAACCATAAAACTGGACTTAGCTGCGTTCGTCAAATTAAAAAGCTGCTGCCAGTTTCGTCCTGATTACCTCCCTTTGGCAGAAACTCCTACGGGGGAAATTCTTCTGCGAAACTTGCGAGCAGATATCTCAACAGATGTGCTGTTGACGTTAGAAGTATCTGCCCAGAAACAAGGTCAACTAAGCGGTAGTTACACAATTGCACAGATTCAATTGCAGACATCAGAATTTTCTCTCACGGCTAGTGCAGCGCTGCAATTCACTTCCTCTTATCGAGAGGCACAACAAATTAATCTGGAAGTAGATCGCGATCGCCTAGTATGGGATATCAATCGCTTCACCACAGAACTAGCCTATGTGGACGATCCTCTGCAAACTGGGGAACTACTCAGCCACATCCAAGCAGCAGCGCTCAAATCCGGGCAAATAGCCATTGCAAAAGAGGCAACGCAGCAACTAGATGACTTGTATAAAACGGGTAGACTGACCGCCCATCAAGCAACAGGCTTGCTTAGAGCAACTCGTCAATTGGGAGATATATGA
- a CDS encoding FHA domain-containing protein: MMVGGFGCDPIPGLAQLKPETTYLLVLNGPKANESFSLNRMRSLLGRNHPPHFTVDIDLSTYELSFPATISRHHAVIQWANSKLQIIDLKSRNGTFVNEQQLIPQSANQPSAPVVLTVGSKIRLGDLEFAIVVAGS, translated from the coding sequence ATGATGGTTGGTGGCTTTGGTTGCGATCCGATTCCTGGTTTAGCTCAACTTAAACCTGAGACAACTTATCTGCTTGTCCTAAATGGTCCTAAAGCGAACGAGTCCTTTTCCCTGAATCGGATGCGATCGCTGCTTGGGCGTAACCATCCCCCTCACTTTACTGTTGATATTGACCTGAGTACCTATGAGTTAAGCTTTCCTGCTACAATCTCGCGTCATCATGCGGTTATCCAGTGGGCTAACAGTAAACTTCAGATTATCGATCTCAAAAGTCGCAATGGTACGTTTGTCAATGAGCAGCAACTGATTCCTCAATCAGCCAATCAGCCCTCAGCCCCTGTTGTGCTTACAGTGGGTAGTAAAATCAGACTTGGCGATCTCGAGTTTGCAATTGTTGTTGCTGGATCTTGA
- a CDS encoding type II toxin-antitoxin system ParD family antitoxin, translating into MNITLPSELEQFIQAQIATGRYASAEEVISKALKLLEEWEKGYQQWVEETRQKVEVAIEQLDRGEGAEVEVVVERLREKLDKAREAQR; encoded by the coding sequence ATGAATATCACACTACCGTCAGAACTAGAGCAATTTATCCAAGCGCAAATTGCTACAGGTCGATATGCTTCGGCTGAGGAAGTTATTAGTAAAGCATTGAAACTGCTGGAAGAATGGGAAAAGGGTTATCAGCAGTGGGTAGAAGAAACCCGCCAAAAAGTGGAAGTTGCTATTGAGCAACTCGATAGAGGAGAAGGAGCGGAGGTCGAAGTTGTTGTTGAGCGACTGCGGGAGAAACTGGATAAAGCAAGAGAGGCTCAAAGATGA
- a CDS encoding type II toxin-antitoxin system RelE/ParE family toxin — translation MTQRTISPEASQDLEEIIDYFASRNIEAGERFIEEFDKKCKYLANFPNMGRSYTNIKPLLRGIPLDSYIILYRVIAGGIEIVRVVSAYRDLESLFADADDD, via the coding sequence ATGACACAGCGCACTATTTCTCCAGAAGCAAGTCAAGATTTGGAAGAAATTATTGATTATTTTGCTAGTCGAAATATTGAAGCTGGAGAGCGCTTTATTGAAGAGTTTGATAAAAAGTGTAAATATTTAGCTAATTTTCCCAACATGGGACGAAGTTATACAAATATTAAACCTTTACTGCGTGGTATACCTTTGGATAGTTACATTATTCTTTATCGAGTTATTGCAGGTGGAATTGAAATTGTGCGAGTAGTTAGTGCTTATCGAGATTTAGAATCATTATTTGCAGATGCGGATGATGATTGA
- a CDS encoding AAA family ATPase, with protein MSDLFKGFEQLLELAKALEEKIETGELKADMQFRTRPLSSIPRSGAIPRPGYVNVHVGTSSFRTQQPSSSSSGDSSSTTSNPVKPNQTTGNYSLKDVGGLGEVLKELKELIAIPLKRPDLLAKLGLEPTRGVLLVGPPGTGKTLTARALAEELGVNHIAIVGPEVIGKHYGEAEQRLRELFDKAAKSAPCIIFIDEIDSLAPDRSKVEGEVEKRLVAQLLSLMDGFAQTKGVIVVAATNRPDHLDPALRRPGRFDREVLFRVPNRQGRLEILQILTGAMPLEQTVNLEAIADLAVGFVGADLKAVCQKAAYSALRRQVPSIEAQIPDTMTLQQSDFLQALKEIKPAVLRSVEVESPNVAWSEIGGLEEIKQTLCESVEGALLHRELYLKTKARPPKGILLWGPPGTGKTMLAKAVASQARANFICVNGPELLSKWVGASEQAVRELFAKARQAAPCVIFIDEIDTLAPARGRYSGDSGVSDRVVGQLLTELDGLHSCATILVIAATNRPDALDSAILRAGRLDLQLLVDLPNLESRLAILQVHNQDRPLQDVNLAYWAEVTEGWNGADLALLGDRSAVEAIRRYRSAGMSDPTAIRITTDDFSYAYQVLSQQHPASVGD; from the coding sequence ATGAGCGATCTATTCAAAGGTTTTGAGCAGTTATTAGAACTTGCGAAAGCCTTGGAAGAAAAAATTGAAACTGGAGAACTCAAGGCAGATATGCAGTTCCGAACTCGTCCCCTCAGCAGTATACCCCGTTCAGGAGCTATTCCCCGTCCTGGCTATGTAAATGTGCATGTCGGCACAAGTAGCTTCCGCACTCAACAACCGTCTAGTTCTAGTTCTGGTGACTCAAGTTCTACAACCTCAAACCCAGTCAAACCAAATCAGACAACTGGGAATTACTCGTTAAAAGATGTGGGCGGACTTGGGGAAGTCCTTAAAGAACTGAAAGAACTAATTGCCATACCTTTAAAACGTCCTGACCTACTTGCTAAACTAGGACTAGAACCTACACGCGGTGTTCTATTGGTTGGTCCCCCCGGTACTGGCAAAACTCTTACCGCCCGCGCCCTTGCAGAAGAACTGGGAGTTAACCACATCGCCATAGTCGGACCAGAAGTCATTGGCAAACACTACGGAGAAGCCGAACAAAGACTGCGGGAACTTTTTGATAAAGCTGCGAAAAGCGCCCCATGCATAATATTTATTGATGAAATCGACAGCCTCGCCCCAGATCGCAGCAAAGTAGAAGGGGAAGTGGAAAAACGGCTAGTCGCACAACTCCTCAGCCTCATGGACGGCTTTGCCCAAACTAAAGGCGTTATTGTGGTAGCTGCTACAAACCGCCCCGACCATCTTGACCCCGCCTTGCGTCGTCCTGGGAGATTTGACCGGGAAGTGCTATTTCGCGTTCCAAACCGTCAGGGGCGCTTGGAGATATTGCAAATTCTCACTGGCGCTATGCCTTTAGAGCAAACGGTAAACTTAGAGGCGATCGCAGATTTAGCCGTCGGATTTGTGGGTGCAGACTTGAAAGCTGTTTGTCAAAAAGCTGCCTACAGCGCCTTGCGCCGCCAAGTCCCCTCAATTGAGGCTCAAATTCCCGACACGATGACGCTACAGCAGTCAGATTTTTTGCAAGCACTTAAAGAAATAAAACCCGCCGTTTTGCGTTCGGTAGAAGTAGAATCCCCCAACGTTGCTTGGTCAGAAATTGGTGGGCTGGAGGAGATAAAACAAACTTTGTGCGAATCGGTAGAAGGCGCACTGCTACATCGAGAACTTTACCTAAAAACAAAAGCGCGACCACCCAAAGGCATTTTACTTTGGGGACCACCCGGAACTGGCAAAACTATGTTAGCCAAAGCCGTTGCTTCCCAAGCTAGAGCTAATTTTATCTGCGTCAACGGTCCGGAATTACTAAGTAAGTGGGTGGGTGCGAGCGAACAAGCGGTGCGGGAATTGTTTGCTAAAGCGCGACAAGCAGCCCCCTGCGTTATATTTATCGACGAAATCGATACTTTAGCACCAGCCAGAGGGCGTTACAGTGGCGATTCTGGAGTGAGCGATCGCGTCGTGGGACAATTGCTCACAGAATTGGACGGTTTGCACTCCTGTGCTACCATCCTGGTGATTGCTGCCACCAATCGTCCTGATGCCCTAGACTCAGCTATACTCAGAGCCGGACGGTTAGATTTACAATTATTAGTGGATTTACCAAATTTAGAAAGCCGCTTGGCAATTCTGCAAGTCCACAACCAAGACCGTCCATTGCAGGATGTGAATTTAGCATACTGGGCGGAAGTAACTGAAGGTTGGAACGGGGCAGATTTGGCATTGCTAGGCGATCGCTCTGCTGTGGAAGCTATCCGTCGCTATCGCTCTGCTGGGATGAGCGATCCAACTGCAATTCGCATTACCACTGACGATTTTAGCTATGCTTACCAAGTTTTGAGCCAACAACATCCCGCCTCTGTTGGTGATTAG
- a CDS encoding ArsA family ATPase, translating to MVKYDSLHLAMFSGKGGVGKTTIACGFARRWARLFPNEQILLISTDPAHSLGDVLQIKVQDNALPLPDLPNLSVRALDAKELLLEFKAKYGKFLEVLVERGSFVEGEDLTPVWDLDWPGLDEIMGLLEIQRLLTEKVVDRVVVDMAPSGHTLNLLGIKDFLDIVLNSLELFQEKHRVISQTFKRSYTADKVDDFLLKMKAELAEGRHLLQNQDISACLVVAIAEPMSLLETERFLESLQVLEIPSRGLFINRILTDANTDLDRYSEQQKLLDKFVKLPGNQAVFIVPQQASEPLGSAALDNIINQIKKIDTVAIAPPPLIQWSAKVLPSFSDFIAEGRQLILVGGKGGVGKTTVAAAIGWALASRYPDKNIRLISIDPAHSLGDAFGAKLKHEPTQITANLSGQEIDAEIVLKQFRNDYLWELAEMMSGEGPEAKAVKIAYTPQAWRQIVAQALPGIDEMLSLIAVMDLLERKQQDLIILDTAPTGHLLRFLEMPSALADWLAWIFKLWMKYQNVLGRVDFMGRLRNLRQQVVQAQKKLKDPHHTEFISVIQAQAAIIAEQVRLTQSLQNMRVPQRYIVHNRYSQDSSLDNSLFVEQTIIRLPILPRSVEPLDRIKGAANLLF from the coding sequence ATGGTAAAGTACGACTCGCTTCACCTAGCAATGTTTAGTGGTAAAGGTGGAGTAGGAAAAACTACCATTGCCTGCGGTTTTGCTCGGCGCTGGGCGAGATTATTTCCCAACGAACAAATACTGTTAATATCTACAGATCCGGCACATTCTTTAGGCGATGTATTACAAATAAAAGTGCAAGACAACGCCTTACCCTTACCTGATTTACCTAACTTGAGCGTTCGGGCGTTAGATGCTAAAGAATTACTCCTAGAATTTAAGGCAAAATACGGCAAGTTTTTAGAAGTATTAGTTGAGCGAGGAAGTTTTGTTGAGGGCGAAGATTTAACACCTGTTTGGGATTTAGACTGGCCCGGTTTAGATGAAATTATGGGTCTGTTGGAAATTCAACGCTTGCTGACAGAAAAAGTGGTAGACCGCGTAGTAGTAGATATGGCTCCTTCCGGTCACACGTTAAACTTATTGGGAATCAAAGATTTTTTAGATATAGTTTTAAATTCTTTAGAATTATTTCAAGAAAAACATCGGGTTATTAGCCAAACTTTTAAGCGAAGTTATACCGCCGATAAAGTCGATGACTTTTTACTCAAGATGAAAGCTGAATTAGCAGAAGGCAGACACCTGCTGCAAAATCAAGATATAAGCGCTTGTTTGGTGGTGGCGATCGCCGAACCTATGAGCCTCTTGGAAACAGAACGATTTCTAGAAAGCTTGCAAGTATTAGAAATTCCCAGCAGAGGCTTATTCATTAACCGAATTTTAACAGATGCCAACACAGATTTAGACCGCTATAGCGAACAACAAAAATTACTAGATAAATTCGTAAAACTACCAGGAAACCAAGCTGTTTTTATTGTCCCGCAACAAGCATCAGAACCCCTTGGCAGTGCAGCGTTAGATAATATTATTAACCAAATTAAAAAAATTGATACAGTTGCAATTGCTCCACCACCACTTATACAATGGTCTGCTAAAGTCCTACCCAGTTTCAGCGATTTTATCGCAGAAGGACGGCAACTTATCCTTGTTGGCGGCAAAGGAGGAGTTGGAAAAACGACAGTAGCAGCAGCTATAGGGTGGGCGTTAGCAAGTCGTTATCCTGATAAAAATATTCGCCTTATTTCCATCGACCCTGCCCATTCTTTGGGAGATGCTTTTGGGGCAAAATTAAAACACGAACCCACTCAGATAACTGCCAATTTAAGCGGTCAAGAAATCGATGCCGAGATAGTATTAAAACAGTTCCGAAATGACTATCTCTGGGAATTAGCCGAAATGATGAGCGGTGAAGGACCTGAAGCAAAAGCTGTAAAAATCGCTTACACTCCCCAAGCATGGCGACAAATTGTAGCCCAAGCTTTACCTGGTATTGATGAAATGCTGTCTTTGATCGCAGTGATGGATTTATTAGAGCGCAAACAGCAAGATTTAATTATCCTGGATACTGCCCCTACCGGTCATCTTCTGCGCTTTCTGGAAATGCCATCTGCATTGGCAGATTGGCTAGCCTGGATATTCAAACTGTGGATGAAGTATCAAAATGTTTTAGGTAGAGTAGATTTTATGGGAAGGCTGCGGAATTTACGACAACAAGTTGTACAAGCGCAGAAGAAATTAAAAGACCCCCACCATACTGAATTTATTAGTGTCATCCAAGCTCAAGCTGCAATTATTGCCGAACAAGTGCGGTTAACTCAGTCTTTGCAAAACATGAGAGTTCCACAGCGTTATATAGTGCATAACCGCTATAGTCAAGATAGTTCACTTGATAATAGTTTATTTGTTGAGCAAACTATTATTCGCTTACCAATTTTACCTCGTTCTGTGGAACCGCTAGACCGAATTAAAGGGGCAGCAAATCTCCTATTTTAA